From the genome of Ralstonia insidiosa:
CGGCGAGCCGCGCTTGCGCTGTTCAATGCGCACGCGCTCGCCACCGCCTTCGGCCTCGGGAATCGGGTCGATATAGAACGAGTAGTCGCCCTTCTGCGCGCCCTCGGGCTTGAGGCCACTGGCGATACGCGCCTGCTGACGGCCGTCGTACAGCGCGCAGGCAAACGGCCAGAGCACGGCCAGCTCGGCCTTGAACGGATAGTCCCCCGAGCCATCGGCCAGCGCCTCGGCGGTGATCACATCGTCGAGCAGGTTGTGGCGGAGGTTGGCCGCCACCGTCACGGATTCGCAGCGGGTCTCGCTGGCGGTGACCGTCCATGTGGCGCGGTCGACCGTTGCATACAGCGACAGCGCTGGACACGCACGTCCTTCCTGCAGCGTGTAACGATCGACCACCGATTCCGGCAGCATCGTGATCTTGTCGCCCGGGAAGTACACGGTCGACAGACGCTGGCGCGCAATCGCGTCCAGCGCATCGCCGCGCTGGATACCAAAACCCGGCGCCGCGATGTGGATGCCGATGCGCACGGTGGCATCGTCAATCGGGGTGACGGAGATGGCGTCGTCGATTTCCGTGGTGGTCACGTCGTCGATCGAGAAGGCGCGCACATCAGCGTTCGGCAGGTCAAGCGCGGGCTCCGGCACGGTCACGTCCGGGAAACCCGTGCCCTTCGGGAAGCACTCCGACAGGAAGCGCGCTTCGTGCAGCGCGCGTGCGTTGGCGATACCGCCCACAGCAACCATGAGCCGCATCGGCGAAAGTCCCAGCGCCGTGCAGGCTGCATCAAGCGCCTTGAACTCGAGACTGTTCTTATCAGGCTTGAACAGCAGTTGCAGCGTCTTGCCACGGAACGATTCGGGCAGACGCATCGCCTTCAGTTCGGCTTCGTACTCGGCCTGCAGGGCGGCCTGCTGCTTCTTGCGCTCCACGGCGGCAAGCGCCGCCTTGAGCTGGTCTTCGGGCGCGCGCTGGTAGCGGCCACGGCCCTTGCGGCGGAAGTAGATAGGCGAGCCATGCAGCGCAATCGCCAGCGCGGCCTGTTGCGTGGCATCTGCGCCCGCGCCGAAGTACTCGCCGGCCAGGTCGGTAAAGCCGAACTCGTCAGCTGGCGCGCATTCCCAGAGGAAATCCAGATCGATGTCCGTCGACAGTGCGTGCGCGGCCTTCGACAGTTCACCGGCCGATGGCTGGGCAAACTGCAGCAACACATCGCGCGACTTGACCTTGGTGCGCTTGGCGCTCGGCAACTCGACCTGATAGGCCTCGCCTTGTTGGGACAAAACGGTGCCTGCGCGGATCTCGCCGCCTTCTTCAAACAGCAACTGCATGGATATGTCTGGATTGCCGCACTCGCATAAGCGAACGCCGCTTTGAATGAGATGGACTGACCGTGCACCCGGATGTCAGAAACCCGGTGCGCGGCGACAAAAAGTTGGGGGCGATGATACCGCACTGGGACGGCGTCCGAACCGCCGAAAATACGCCAACTTCGCGCCTACCTTGGCGGCTTGAACCCGGCCAGTGCCGGCAAGAACACCTCCGTCACCAGCATCGCGCTCGCCCCGCGCCGGAACACGGAACGCCGCGCCGGCAAACGCTCAACGCCAGTGATGGGTGCATCACTCAACGCATGGTGTGCGCGGCGTACCAGCGGGTGATGCGTGTCGAGCAACGCGAACTCAAAATCGCCCCGGGCGACACGCGGGTCCGCAAACAGCGAATGCCCGAGCGGCTGCGTGCCCAGTGCCTTCAGGAATGGCCAATCCAGCGCCACGCTGCGCGGGTGCACGATGGTGTGCGCGTACACAACGGGGATGTCGTCGCAGATCAGCAAAACCTCGCGCGCCAGCGTCTCGGCGGGGCCCGCCATGCCAAGGCAGCGCCATTCGTCACGTAACGGCATCGCCCGTTTCTGGCCAAGGAGTTGCACCCGAAACGTGGACGATGCCGCATGCAGGCGCGCCGTCAGTGAATTTGCGCCCACGGCCCAGAGCGCCCAATGGCGGTCATACACCACGGCCGGCGGCAACGCGCTGCGCCAGAGGCTGCGCGGGTACGACGGAGACTCGGTCATGCGGACGCGTTGCCGTCAAACGGATGCGCAGCCAACAAGTCGGCAGGAACGCCGCAGAAGACGAGCACTTCGTCCATGTACTGCGCGAAATCGCTGATGCCGTGATCGCTGCCGTCGATCACGCGAGTGGCGGCGCCCCGGAAGTGGGCGAGCATCTCACGGTAGTCGAGCACCTCGTCGCCTGTCGATGCCAGAAGGTAGTAGCGGTCTGGCTGCGTAATGGCGGGCACGGCCAGCGCACGCAGCTCATCCAGATGATGCGGCTCGACGCGGATCGTGCCGCCGCCGTGCCAGAGCGGCTGTTCACCCACGTACTTGGCCAGATCCCGCTCCGGACGTGTGGCCGGATTCAGCATCGCGGCACGCAAGCCGTGGCGCTCAGCCAGCCAGGTGGCGTAATAGCCGCCCAGCGACGAGCCGATCAGCACCGGCTTTGCGCCATCACGCGTACTCAAGTCAGCGATCAATGCCTCAACTTCAGCCATCGCCTCGCGCGGCGATACGGGCAGCATCGGGCAGACATACTGATCCGCCAGTCCGACCGAGGCCATCCGCTTGCCCAGCAGTTGCGCCTTGAATGAGCGTGGCGACGAGCGGAATCCGTGCAGATAGACGATGGAAGCCGGCATATCTAGATCATTTGGCGGCACCGACACGCTCAGCCAGCGCGTCCAACAGCTTCTGGTGCACGCCGCCGAAGCCGCCGTTGCTCATCACCAATACCTGGTCACCCGGGCGGGCAGCAGCGGTCACGGCCTTAACCAGCGCGGTCAGGTCGGAGAACGCCGTCGCACGCTCGCCCAGCGGCGCCAGCGCGCCGGCCAGATCCCAACCGATGGCATCTTTGCCGCTGGCGGCACCGTAAGCGAACACCTGGTCGGCGCCGGTCAGGCTATCGGGAAGCGC
Proteins encoded in this window:
- a CDS encoding chorismate--pyruvate lyase family protein yields the protein MTESPSYPRSLWRSALPPAVVYDRHWALWAVGANSLTARLHAASSTFRVQLLGQKRAMPLRDEWRCLGMAGPAETLAREVLLICDDIPVVYAHTIVHPRSVALDWPFLKALGTQPLGHSLFADPRVARGDFEFALLDTHHPLVRRAHHALSDAPITGVERLPARRSVFRRGASAMLVTEVFLPALAGFKPPR
- a CDS encoding YqiA/YcfP family alpha/beta fold hydrolase, whose translation is MPASIVYLHGFRSSPRSFKAQLLGKRMASVGLADQYVCPMLPVSPREAMAEVEALIADLSTRDGAKPVLIGSSLGGYYATWLAERHGLRAAMLNPATRPERDLAKYVGEQPLWHGGGTIRVEPHHLDELRALAVPAITQPDRYYLLASTGDEVLDYREMLAHFRGAATRVIDGSDHGISDFAQYMDEVLVFCGVPADLLAAHPFDGNASA
- a CDS encoding ribonuclease catalytic domain-containing protein, with protein sequence MQLLFEEGGEIRAGTVLSQQGEAYQVELPSAKRTKVKSRDVLLQFAQPSAGELSKAAHALSTDIDLDFLWECAPADEFGFTDLAGEYFGAGADATQQAALAIALHGSPIYFRRKGRGRYQRAPEDQLKAALAAVERKKQQAALQAEYEAELKAMRLPESFRGKTLQLLFKPDKNSLEFKALDAACTALGLSPMRLMVAVGGIANARALHEARFLSECFPKGTGFPDVTVPEPALDLPNADVRAFSIDDVTTTEIDDAISVTPIDDATVRIGIHIAAPGFGIQRGDALDAIARQRLSTVYFPGDKITMLPESVVDRYTLQEGRACPALSLYATVDRATWTVTASETRCESVTVAANLRHNLLDDVITAEALADGSGDYPFKAELAVLWPFACALYDGRQQARIASGLKPEGAQKGDYSFYIDPIPEAEGGGERVRIEQRKRGSPLDKIVAEMMILANSTWGRMLADAGVPGIYRTQKAWGMHRTRMQTYPAPHEGLGVAQYAWSTSPLRRYVDLVNQWQIAAVAQHGVTAKLIAPFKPKDADLLAAVADFEGTYAAYADHQSTMERYWCLRWLKQENRTRMQAVVLKEGAVRFAEIPLVTKVPELAQTARGTHVVLDILDTDEISLEVSCRVVEVLAPAAGAEAEAAAIEEELAEAEAAAAEVDAPAEPQPAADEEEARAEADPAVASPPQDGESGGTPAAA